The following nucleotide sequence is from uncultured Campylobacter sp..
CTTAGCTGGGAGCTTGAGCTAAAGCCGGGCGAGAGCAAAAAGATCCGCTTCGGCTATGAGTTAAGCAAACCGAAGAAATAACGAGCTTTGGCGCGGCGCGGTTAAATTTTGCGCAGCGGAGTAGCTTTTGCGGTGCGGCTAAATTTTATGCGGCACCGCTTTATGAGACGAATCGCCTTTCGCCGCGCCGCTGAATTTTACGCACTGCGTCGAGGAAAATTTAAGCGGCGCGAGAATTATAAATTTAAATGTTGCGACGATTTAAAATTGGCTAGCGCGAGATATGAAATTTAGCGATGCAAAGGGGTTTTGGCGCAGATAGAAAAACTTTGAGCATCGCGCAAATTTATCTCAAATTTAGAAAGACCATGGCGATGAACGCGAAGCAAAGGTATAAATTTTACGCGGCGGCGAAGTATGCGTTTGCTTCACTGGCGGCATTTAAAGGATCGTTATGAAATTCTACAAATCTCTTAAATTTAAAATCCTAGCCGCAGCGCTACTTTTCTGCGCCGCATTTATCCGCATCGTACCAGATTACTCCACTTCACGAGGCTCCTGCGTAGTTACTATTTTTGGCTATTACAAATATCAAAAGGGATATTGTCTAAAAGAAAATAGAGTTTTAAGCAACGAAGAGCTACTTCAAAATGCCGCTATAAATTATTTTAAAAGATATCACGACTATGAGGTTCTGCGAAATACCATTATCGATGAGCACGATATAAAAAATTTCGGCCATAGTTTTTATACGGCGCACATCTCCAAGCTCTATCTAATCGGCGATTTCAATGAAGAAAACTGGTTTGATTTTTTAGTTGAAAATACCGACAGAAAGAGTTTTGATTATGAGATAAAAGACAAGACGCAAATAGATATCTCCGATCTATCTAAATACTTTGTGTATAAGGATGAAATTTTAGGCTTTAAAAAGCCTATCATTTTATCCGAAGAGAAAAATCCATTTCATAACGGAAAAATGTTTTTAGAAAAATCATTTTTAATAAAAGAGAATAAATTTTTTGTGAATTATGCCAGACCTGATTATATAAGTTGGTATATTGAGCTTAACAATAAAGAAGATTTAACAAAAATCAAAAGCAAAGAAAATTTAATACGAATAAAAAACGGATATGAGAACTTAGAAAGCCTTAACGAAGTCTTGGCTTATACCCATATGAAAAATCTGCGACGTAAATTCTCATACGATAATTGCGGAAATATAAATTTTGATATCAAAGCTCCGGCGGAACAGGAACTGGATATGTGGATTCACGGCGGATAAAGTTAGTTGAAGCTTTATCTTAACGAATTTAACCGAAAAAGGATAAGAGATGAGCAAAAAAGAAACTGATCTAAGATTAGAATTAGAGGGTAATTACGGAGCCGATATATTGAGTTATTATTTGTGGGGAAAGAAAACTCCTCCTGGTCCGAAAGAATTAGCCTCTAACGAATGGATGGGCAGAAAAGAACTGATATGAAATTTTATAAATCCGTTAAATTTAAAGCCTTGGCGGGCACGCTGCTTCTTATAATAATACTTTGTGCCGCATTTATCCGTATAATTCCCGATTACTCCACTTCGCGAGGCTTTGTGATAGTTTCTCTCTCTGACTACGACAAATACAAGCAGGGATACTGCCTCAAAGAGGATAGAATTTTGCCGAAGGAAGAGCTGTATAAAAGAGTAGCAGGGGCATATTTGGACTATGATGTAAAGCTATACCAAATGATTGATGATTATAGGTTAAAAACCTTCGGTAGATTTTGGTCCAGTAAATACGAGGTTGCATACTATGAACTAGAAAATATAAACTTATCAAATTGTTTTGAAGTATTGGAAAAATATTACCAAGAGGGAAAAACGACCGAGCAGATACTGATGAAAGAGCTAAAGGCTAAAAAAACCGATCCAAAGAAATATCTAAAAATAAATTTGAACGATACGAGCGTTGGATTTGACAGACCGATAGTTAGGGTTGACGGTGGTGAGGAAGAGGTCACAGGCACTTTGTTTCTTGATAAATTCGCTATATTTAACGGTAATTATATGCAATTTAACCATTCGGAGTATATTTATGACACGAGAGAAAATTTTATTATCGTGAAGAAATACTATAAAGAGAGAAAAAATGCCGTAGTTGGTATTGGAAAAGGTTTTAAATTTGATAACTGCGGTAATATAAACTATCCGCTGGAAGAATATTATTTGGGTGGCAGAGATATAGAGATGCGCTAAAAGTTTTATAGAAATTTCCTTAAAAAATTTATGGGACTTAAGACCGATGGATGCGGAGCAAAGGTATAAATTTCACAGGGCGGCAAGGTATTTGCTGGCGGTGCCGATGGTTTTCTTGCTTGATTGGTGGGTGGCGGTCTGATCGGCTCAGTTTTGTAGGTGGGCAGCGGCTTTGATTTTGGCGGTTTTGCCTTTTGAGAGCGTGCTAAGAATTGCCGCTTTTGTCGCAATATTTGCGATTATGGCTTGCGCGCTGCTTTGGTATTTGTTTAAAAGGTATAAAAACTTTAAGCCAAGCAAGCTGTTTGTAAAAAATCCAAATCTTAATTTGCTGCTTTTTGCGGTAGAAAATTTATCGCTCGGCGCTTTTTACGGCGGGTTTTTGGCATGCCTCACTGCTGGGTATTTTTTAGGCGAGCGTGCGGCAGTCTGGAGTATAGCGTTTGTTATCGTTGCGCCCGTTTGTCTGCTCGTTTTCGTGATTTCGTATATGTTTAACGAAAAGAAAAGCTAAACTTATGCGCCTTTCGCGCCCGCTAAATTTTATCTCTCGCGCAGCACGGACTTAGGCGCGGATTTAACCCGCGCAAGCTGGGCGCTATTTAAAATTTAGCTCATCCCGTTTGCTTTAAAATTTTAAAATTCTATCATCGCAAAAGCTCCGCTGCGGGCGCTAAATTTTATCTCGCCGCAACTCAAAACCTACTAGCCGCCGCGTTTTGAAATTTATATAAAACGCGCTTATCCTCGCTGCGATATTCACAAAAATTTAAAACGGCGCGGAACTCGCCTTGCAAACGGCGATTGCACCGCGGGCTTATCTATTTATTTATGCGGACAGCGGAGCCTTCGGCAGGCTAAATACGAAACCCTTATCTTAGCCGCAAAGCAAATCCGAGCTTCGGCAGAGAAAAGCGCGAGCGGCAAATGCAGAAGCAAAACCAAGCGGGCGCGTTTGCCCCAAATCTAGCCCTTTAACCTCATCATTTTTTCTAAAATTTCATACACGAGATCGAGCTTCGTAAAGCCGTCTCTATCCAAAAAATGCCCGCCCTTTTGCACCTCGTAAAACTTAGCGTCCATCTGCCCCGCTAACTCGCAACTGAAGCTAAACGGCACGATATAATCATCCTTTGCGGCAATCACCGCGCGCTGTTTTGCGGCGGCTTTTATGCGCTCAAAATCAAAGCCCTTATCCATAAACTCGTCTAAAATTTTAAATTGCGGATCGCTAAGCGGCTTTGCAAGCCCCGAGACTAGCACGACGCCCTCTACTGCGCCGCTTGCGGCGCTACTTTGTAAGAAATTTAAGATCGTAGGGCAGCCGAGGCTGTGTCCGACCAGATAAACTTCGCCTTCAAATTTTACGCTTTCTCGCAAGGTTTTCAGCCACTCATCAAGCTTCGGATGCGCAGGCGTAGGCATCGCTAAAATTTCCGCCCTCGCGCCCGATTTTTCGATCTCGCCTTTGAGCCAGGCAAACCAGTGCTTCTTAGGCGAAGCATCGTAGCCGTGCACGATATAGACGCACTTTTGCATATTTTTCTCCTTTAAATTTAAGCCCTTTGCGCGCAAAATTTTAAAATTTCAATCCGTGCCCTAGCCCTTGCAAATCGTGATTTTATCGGCAAATTTACCCAAAAAGTGATACCCCGAGCCTGCCTGCGCGATGATATCGAGCACCGCGTCCGCATCCCGCACGAGCGTGCCGCCCGCAAAGTCCACGCCGCGCTCAAACAGCGCCTGCGGCAGTAGCGGCGTAGTAGGCCCCACGAGCACGAGCTTGGCGCCGCTTTTTTTCAGACGCAAAAGCCCCTGTAGCGTGTCGTTGATGAGCGTCGTAGCCGTGATTATCACGTTATCCGCGCGCGGCACGACGCTTGCGGCCTCGCTTGCAGGCAGGTAAAACGGCAGCTCCGCCTGCTTGAGCGTGCTTTTGTCAAGCTCTAAAATTTTAAAATCCGCGCCATTTTTCATCAGCGTCTTGATGTAGGGCACCAGCGCGCCCACGACGACGCTAAAGCTGCCGCGCTCGATCCGCAGCTGCTCAAAGGGATCGGCGCCGAATTTCACGTCGTAATCCGCCCGGATTTTATCGAAACACGCCCTTCCAAGCGCATTTAGCGCGGCGAGTGCGAGCGCCTTTTTAAGCGGCGCGGCAGAGCCCAGATCGCGCAGCAGATAGCGCACGCTTTTGCCTACGATATTGCCCGAATCGGGCATCGCGCTTGCTTGTGAGGGGCAGCAAACGGCGCCCGATAGGGACTTTAGCGGAGTATAGCTAAGCCCGCACGCGCCTCCGCTCAACTTCACGCCGCTAAAAAATAGCCCCACGACCGCGCGCTCAATATTAAGATCCAGCGCCCCTGCGCCTAAAATTTCTTTCGCACGCTCCAGCGTCTGATCTAAAATTTCGCTCATTTTCGCTCCTTTAATGTGGAATTTAGCGCCATTATAGCTTAAAATTTCGGCGCCCGTATTGATATAAATTTATTGATCGCGCAACGGGCGGTATCCAAGCAGACGCGCGCTAAATTTAGCGCAAGCGGCAGGCGCGAGATAAAATTTTACGTAGCGAGCGCGTATCGTTGCGGCTTGGAATTTTAAAAGCGCGGTGCGGCTTTAAATTTAAAGTGCGCAGACAAGCATGAAATTTTAAGCGATCGGGTAAATTTAAAATTTTAACGAGCGAGTGCGACTTGAAATTTTAAACTGATCGGCGCGGACGAAGCGACCGATACAAGCAAGCGGCGCGGGTGGATCAAATTTAACGAGCAAGCCGATGCGAACCCAGGCAAATACGAGCTAAATTCCATGAGGACGAATGAGTGAGGGTTCGGGTCGGACTGGCTAAATTTCAATAAATACGAATGGACGCAAGCTCGGGCAAATACGAGCAAATTTAATAATTGCGTGCGAACGCAAACTCGGACGCGAGCTAAATTAACGAAAGTAGCGAGAGCGGGCAAAATTTAATAAAAGGTGCGGGCACGGGTAAAATTTACGCGGCGGCCGTATCCATGACAAGTACGCGCCCACTGCGAGTTAAATTTTATTTTCCGAAAGCAGGATGTTGATGAGCGGATTTAGCAGCGTTTCGCCGCGCGCGGCGCACAGCACGATCTCGTCGTAGTAGTAGTCGCTCCTGCCGTAGTTGTGAAACTCATACGCGCCAAAGCCATATCCCATCGGCGTGATCTCGACGCGCGAGTACCAGGCGTCCTTGGCGATGATGTATTTTTCGGTGTCTTGCGAATAAACCCACACCACGATCTCATCTCTGTTTTTTTGCCGCATCAGCCACATAAAGACATTTGCGATGTCGTTGAAAAAATATGTATCGCCGTTTGGCATAACGGCCTGAGCGGTGTTGTACAGATCGTTTATCACCGTGCCGCTCTCGTGGCATAGATATTTGCCAAATTCAATCTGCAGCGGCTTCTTATCCGTGTTGCCGTGGCGCACGGAAATTTTGGATTCGGCTATATCCATCGACGATATGAGTAGCCCCATCACGCAGGCGAGCAAAACCGCGGCAAAAATTTTCTTAATCATAGCAGCGCACCCCGAACGAAGTAGTATTTGACGACGTAGGCGCTACAGATGAGCGCGTTTAGAATGAGCCAGAACGAGGAGTATTTAAGTAGGTGGGTGTAGGCGCGCTTGGTGATGAGCTCCGTTAAAAACGGCACGATGCCGAAAAATATACCCAAAAACAGCGAGCCCCAGATCGCATAGCCGACGAAGTAATAATCCTTCAAAAGCATGCAATACGGGCATTTATGGTTGGGCTGTTCGTAAACGTAAAGCCCGAAAAAATAGGTGATCGCGTAGTATGCGACGAACAAAAAGAGCAAATTTAAAGCAAAGCTCGCCATCGACTGCTTTAAGAAATTTAAGATCAAAATGGCGCCCAATATCGCGTAGAAAAAGGTTGCCAAAAGCGCCTGCGTATAGCCGAACGGGAGCTTCGGCGCGCGAAATACGACCGAGCAGCAAAACACCGGCACGCGCAGCGGGATATTGGTAAAAAATAGAATTTCTAAAA
It contains:
- a CDS encoding alpha/beta hydrolase, with protein sequence MQKCVYIVHGYDASPKKHWFAWLKGEIEKSGARAEILAMPTPAHPKLDEWLKTLRESVKFEGEVYLVGHSLGCPTILNFLQSSAASGAVEGVVLVSGLAKPLSDPQFKILDEFMDKGFDFERIKAAAKQRAVIAAKDDYIVPFSFSCELAGQMDAKFYEVQKGGHFLDRDGFTKLDLVYEILEKMMRLKG
- a CDS encoding DUF364 domain-containing protein, translated to MSEILDQTLERAKEILGAGALDLNIERAVVGLFFSGVKLSGGACGLSYTPLKSLSGAVCCPSQASAMPDSGNIVGKSVRYLLRDLGSAAPLKKALALAALNALGRACFDKIRADYDVKFGADPFEQLRIERGSFSVVVGALVPYIKTLMKNGADFKILELDKSTLKQAELPFYLPASEAASVVPRADNVIITATTLINDTLQGLLRLKKSGAKLVLVGPTTPLLPQALFERGVDFAGGTLVRDADAVLDIIAQAGSGYHFLGKFADKITICKG